From Rhizobium sp. BT03, one genomic window encodes:
- a CDS encoding TadE/TadG family type IV pilus assembly protein translates to MTMKRSLSLFRFARSRIRHLVRDRSAASGVEFALVLPILLMLLFGTADLGHALTVSRKIDEIASSTGDMIAQQSAWTTSDVAKLLSGASFILQPYETTELTITVAVNDVNASGSATVNWSAAFNTSAVNSGTASAVAIPAKIQETGVQVVLTRVQYTLTTPVSAFFSNFTGQNGYSFDRYFFNRPRVSDTITYK, encoded by the coding sequence ATGACCATGAAACGGAGCCTGTCCCTTTTCCGCTTCGCGCGGTCCCGCATCCGTCATCTCGTGCGCGACCGGTCGGCTGCTTCAGGCGTGGAATTCGCGCTCGTGCTGCCGATCCTGCTAATGCTGCTGTTCGGCACCGCCGATCTCGGCCATGCGCTGACGGTCAGCCGCAAGATAGACGAGATCGCCTCGTCCACAGGCGACATGATTGCCCAGCAGAGCGCCTGGACGACGTCCGACGTCGCCAAGCTTCTTTCGGGCGCCAGCTTCATCCTGCAGCCATACGAAACCACCGAACTGACGATCACGGTCGCGGTCAACGACGTCAATGCGAGCGGCAGTGCGACCGTTAACTGGTCCGCCGCGTTCAACACCTCGGCGGTGAATTCCGGCACGGCGAGCGCGGTTGCAATCCCCGCGAAAATCCAGGAGACAGGCGTGCAGGTGGTGCTGACCCGGGTTCAATACACATTGACGACACCGGTCTCGGCGTTTTTCTCAAATTTCACCGGCCAGAACGGTTACAGCTTCGACCGCTATTTCTTCAATCGTCCGCGCGTGAGTGACACGATTACTTACAAGTAA
- a CDS encoding cupin domain-containing protein, whose product MSVDIGSRLRHLRIAHKLSQRELAKRTGVPNSTISLIESNASNPSVGALKRILDGIPIGLAEFFAFEPERPRKAFYAAEELVEIGKGAISYRQVGENLFGRSLQILKECYQPGADTGKIPLVHEGEEGGIVLSGRLEVTVDDERRILGPGDAYYFESRRPHRFRCVGPVPCEVISACTPPTF is encoded by the coding sequence ATGTCAGTCGACATCGGCAGCCGCCTTCGCCATCTCCGCATCGCTCATAAGCTTTCCCAGCGCGAGCTCGCCAAGCGCACCGGCGTGCCCAATTCGACGATTTCGCTGATCGAATCGAACGCCTCCAACCCCTCGGTCGGGGCCCTGAAGCGGATTCTGGACGGTATCCCGATCGGTCTGGCGGAGTTCTTCGCCTTTGAGCCCGAGCGTCCGAGGAAGGCCTTTTATGCGGCCGAGGAACTGGTGGAGATCGGCAAGGGCGCCATCTCCTACAGGCAGGTCGGGGAAAACCTGTTCGGGCGCAGCCTGCAAATACTCAAGGAATGTTATCAGCCGGGCGCCGACACTGGAAAGATTCCGCTCGTTCACGAGGGAGAAGAGGGCGGGATCGTGCTCTCGGGAAGGCTTGAGGTGACCGTCGATGACGAACGGCGTATCCTCGGGCCGGGGGATGCCTATTATTTCGAAAGCCGGCGACCGCACCGGTTTCGCTGTGTCGGGCCGGTGCCCTGCGAAGTCATCAGCGCCTGCACGCCACCGACTTTCTAA
- a CDS encoding methyl-accepting chemotaxis protein yields the protein MSSHSHMHASSNSVPGYDSGAAKTKSRSVERRLDFMQLDQQGRAGIRALKTLIERELPHGLDKFYAQLRKSPEVSRFFSTEENIARAKGAQAGHWVNIADGNFNEDYVAKVKTIGTVHARIGLEPQWYIGGYAIIVDHLINRAVEEMVPKGGVFSKKTMKPAEFGNALASLVKAVMLDMDLAISVYIDEAEIAKQKAQADAIEAERQLVGTTFGRAMAAIAAKDVSYRIDDDLPEAYHALRDDFNNALDQLSTTIEQISGSATQINAGSQEIRSAADDLAKRTEQQAASIEETAAALEEITTTVKDSSRRAEEAGQLVAKARIGAEKSGQIVQQAVAAMGAIDSSSREISNIIGVIDEIAFQTNLLALNAGVEAARAGEAGKGFAVVAQEVRELAQRSAKAAKEIKGLINNSGEQVKAGVSLVGQTGETLTVIVDEVQEIDRHIGAIVRASSEQATALHEINTAVNAMDQGTQQNAAMVEQSTAASHALVQQVGHIAQMLSEFHIGKSAASQMRPARQANGSSTTASPARALRAKLGAAYPSHGNAAIASNEWEEF from the coding sequence ATGTCGAGTCACTCTCATATGCATGCCAGCAGCAATTCGGTTCCCGGTTACGACAGCGGAGCCGCCAAAACCAAAAGCCGAAGCGTCGAACGCCGCCTCGATTTCATGCAGCTCGACCAGCAGGGACGCGCAGGCATCCGCGCTCTGAAGACGCTGATCGAACGCGAGCTGCCGCACGGATTGGACAAGTTCTACGCGCAGCTGCGCAAGAGCCCGGAAGTCAGCCGTTTCTTTTCGACGGAAGAGAACATCGCGCGGGCAAAGGGCGCGCAGGCAGGCCACTGGGTCAATATCGCCGACGGCAATTTCAACGAGGATTATGTCGCCAAGGTCAAGACGATCGGAACCGTCCACGCCCGCATCGGCCTGGAGCCGCAATGGTATATCGGCGGCTACGCGATCATTGTCGATCATCTGATCAACCGCGCCGTCGAGGAAATGGTCCCCAAGGGCGGGGTATTCTCGAAAAAAACGATGAAGCCGGCGGAGTTCGGCAACGCGCTGGCAAGCCTCGTCAAGGCTGTCATGCTGGATATGGATCTCGCCATCTCGGTCTATATCGACGAGGCGGAGATCGCCAAGCAGAAGGCCCAGGCCGATGCGATCGAAGCGGAGCGTCAGCTTGTCGGCACCACTTTCGGCAGGGCGATGGCGGCGATTGCCGCCAAGGATGTCAGCTACCGGATCGACGATGATCTGCCGGAAGCCTATCACGCCCTGCGCGACGACTTCAACAATGCGCTGGACCAGCTGTCGACGACGATCGAGCAGATCAGCGGGTCTGCGACGCAGATCAATGCGGGGTCGCAGGAGATCCGCTCCGCCGCGGACGATCTTGCCAAGCGAACCGAACAGCAGGCCGCCTCCATCGAGGAAACGGCGGCCGCGCTCGAGGAGATTACCACCACGGTGAAGGACTCCAGCCGGCGCGCGGAAGAGGCGGGTCAACTGGTTGCCAAGGCCCGCATCGGCGCCGAGAAGTCGGGCCAGATCGTCCAGCAGGCCGTCGCCGCGATGGGGGCAATCGACAGCTCGTCGCGGGAGATCTCCAACATCATCGGCGTCATCGATGAAATCGCCTTCCAGACCAATCTTCTTGCGTTGAATGCCGGCGTCGAAGCGGCGCGCGCGGGGGAGGCCGGCAAGGGCTTCGCCGTCGTCGCCCAGGAGGTTCGAGAACTGGCGCAACGGTCCGCCAAGGCGGCAAAAGAGATCAAGGGGCTGATCAACAACTCGGGGGAACAGGTAAAGGCGGGCGTGTCCCTGGTCGGGCAGACCGGCGAGACGCTGACGGTGATCGTCGATGAGGTCCAGGAGATCGACCGGCACATCGGCGCCATCGTCAGGGCGTCGAGCGAGCAGGCAACGGCGCTCCATGAGATCAACACTGCCGTCAACGCGATGGATCAGGGCACCCAGCAAAACGCCGCCATGGTCGAGCAGTCGACCGCGGCGAGCCATGCCCTGGTCCAGCAGGTCGGCCATATCGCTCAGATGCTGAGCGAATTCCACATTGGCAAATCCGCGGCATCCCAGATGCGCCCGGCCCGACAAGCAAACGGCTCCTCGACAACCGCCTCGCCGGCGCGCGCGTTGCGGGCAAAACTCGGCGCGGCCTATCCGAGCCATGGCAACGCCGCCATTGCAAGCAATGAGTGGGAGGAGTTCTGA
- a CDS encoding Ldh family oxidoreductase, with product MTDEILLDRTEAEALAMRACLAAGAGETTARSLVDATLSAALYGPATLGFPHMVDYLDSFREGRINGDPSPSCERPYPAFFVADADRGIAQLGFDLAFEQLVEAARTFGVAIFTQTNSYTAGELGYYVRRLADEGIAGLAATNANAMVVAKAGGPAVYSTNPMAFGFPLGEGSLPLIIDQASSATAYVNIVAAAAEGRAIPEGWAVDAAGIDTQDAAKALAGALLPFGGRKGANVALMVEMLSAGLSGGPWSLDTPSFREGSASPGVGLTVVAMMPGRTDDGLVERARRQASRLQEKGVFVPGVTGIEYPRPATEGLKVPRAVFEAVVKIAGA from the coding sequence ATGACGGATGAGATCCTGCTCGATCGGACGGAAGCCGAGGCCTTGGCGATGCGAGCCTGCCTGGCAGCAGGTGCGGGGGAAACCACTGCCCGCTCCCTGGTGGACGCCACCTTGTCAGCCGCACTCTATGGGCCTGCCACACTCGGATTTCCGCATATGGTCGATTATCTCGACAGTTTTCGAGAGGGCCGCATCAACGGCGATCCTTCGCCGAGCTGCGAGCGCCCCTACCCCGCCTTCTTCGTCGCCGATGCCGACCGGGGCATTGCACAGCTCGGCTTCGATCTTGCCTTCGAACAGTTGGTCGAGGCGGCGCGCACCTTCGGCGTCGCGATCTTTACGCAGACCAACAGCTACACGGCCGGCGAACTCGGCTACTACGTCCGCAGGCTTGCCGACGAAGGGATCGCCGGCCTCGCCGCCACCAATGCCAATGCCATGGTGGTCGCCAAAGCGGGTGGACCCGCCGTCTACAGCACGAACCCGATGGCCTTCGGCTTTCCGCTGGGGGAAGGCTCGCTGCCTCTCATCATCGACCAGGCATCGAGCGCGACCGCCTATGTCAATATCGTCGCCGCCGCCGCCGAGGGGCGCGCCATCCCGGAGGGCTGGGCCGTCGACGCAGCGGGTATCGACACCCAGGATGCGGCGAAAGCGCTTGCCGGGGCGCTGCTTCCTTTCGGCGGGCGCAAGGGCGCCAATGTGGCGCTGATGGTGGAAATGCTGTCGGCCGGCCTCTCCGGCGGCCCCTGGTCATTGGACACGCCGTCTTTCAGAGAGGGAAGCGCCAGCCCCGGCGTGGGCTTGACCGTCGTCGCGATGATGCCGGGGCGCACCGACGATGGCCTTGTCGAACGTGCCCGCCGCCAGGCATCCCGCCTTCAGGAGAAGGGCGTCTTCGTGCCCGGTGTCACCGGCATCGAATATCCGAGACCGGCGACGGAAGGCCTGAAAGTACCGCGCGCCGTATTCGAAGCTGTCGTGAAGATCGCGGGCGCCTGA
- a CDS encoding LuxR family transcriptional regulator, producing the protein MGCASIESLCHFRDLSEVPAHRQLRNSDLLEQLRKAVDFRYIAVGGLDLEGYRIGRGRSIDTDMPPAYIDTYFGEKLGLSDPLVVQSLNRATPLTEEEAFDTMAPSQRLRYLLRSYEIGRRIQIPLSRNGIVYGGVCFTREKPFTASEQELLVFFAEPLHRAITKPLMDRFAAGVLRLTSGELRCLELAGKGLTSEEISGASDYQTETINSYLKSATKKLGAANRAHAIAEAIRRQLIS; encoded by the coding sequence ATGGGGTGCGCCTCAATTGAAAGCCTTTGCCATTTCAGGGATCTTTCCGAGGTTCCCGCTCACCGGCAATTGCGCAACAGCGATCTGCTGGAACAACTGAGGAAGGCCGTCGATTTCCGTTACATCGCCGTCGGCGGACTGGATCTCGAAGGATATCGGATCGGGAGGGGCCGCTCCATCGATACCGATATGCCGCCCGCCTATATCGACACCTATTTTGGAGAAAAGCTCGGCCTATCCGATCCACTCGTCGTCCAGTCACTCAACCGGGCAACGCCGCTGACGGAAGAAGAAGCCTTCGACACCATGGCGCCGTCACAACGCCTCCGGTATTTGCTGCGATCCTATGAGATCGGGCGGCGAATACAGATTCCGCTCTCAAGGAACGGCATTGTTTACGGAGGGGTTTGCTTCACGCGAGAAAAGCCGTTCACCGCAAGCGAACAGGAACTGCTTGTCTTCTTTGCCGAGCCGCTGCATCGGGCGATCACCAAGCCGCTGATGGACCGTTTTGCAGCCGGCGTCCTTCGCCTGACCAGCGGCGAACTCCGCTGCCTCGAACTCGCGGGCAAGGGGCTCACAAGCGAGGAAATTTCCGGTGCGTCGGACTATCAAACGGAAACCATCAACAGCTATCTGAAGAGCGCGACGAAGAAGCTCGGGGCAGCCAATCGCGCCCATGCGATTGCCGAAGCGATCCGCCGGCAACTCATAAGCTGA
- a CDS encoding TadE/TadG family type IV pilus assembly protein, whose protein sequence is MTSRFSFSLGRYFHALRGLGRDRTGNVAIIVALSLVPMLVAVGASFDYIRSYNVRQKMQSDLDAALIAAVKQINNTEDTDALKEKVSDWFHAQADNSYTLGEIDIDTTNHNITATASGTVPTTFMKIANIDTVPVSVGSAVKGPATSYLNVYIVIDTSPSMLLAATTAGQATMYSGIGCQFACHTGDAHTVGKKKYANNYEYSTAKGIKLRADVAGDAVREVLDMIDESDSSHERIKVGLYSLGDTLTEVLAPTLTTATARTRLSTASYGLTSATSTAATYFDVSLATLKQKVGAGGDGTTSGTPLKLVLLLTDGVQSQREWVTDSVVWKSGQAVSGAYWNKVAPLNPNWCAYLKDQSNTMAVLYTEYLPITSDWGYNATVGSTMASANWKSTWGGTMDSDVSTSITRRDYIPYALADCASSKSLFLSAASSTEITEGLSTLFTQYLSSVRLTQ, encoded by the coding sequence TTGACGTCACGTTTTTCATTTTCATTGGGTCGATACTTCCACGCCCTTCGCGGCCTCGGAAGGGACAGAACCGGCAACGTCGCGATCATCGTTGCCCTTAGCCTGGTGCCGATGCTCGTCGCCGTCGGCGCGAGCTTTGACTATATTCGCAGTTACAACGTCCGGCAGAAAATGCAGAGCGACCTTGATGCCGCTCTGATCGCTGCGGTCAAGCAAATCAACAATACCGAGGACACCGACGCCCTCAAGGAGAAGGTCTCCGACTGGTTCCATGCACAGGCGGACAACAGCTACACGCTTGGTGAAATCGACATCGATACCACCAACCACAACATCACGGCGACGGCGAGCGGCACCGTGCCGACGACGTTCATGAAGATCGCCAATATCGACACCGTCCCCGTCAGCGTGGGAAGCGCTGTCAAGGGGCCGGCGACGTCCTATCTCAACGTCTACATCGTCATCGACACGTCTCCGTCGATGCTTCTGGCGGCAACCACGGCGGGCCAGGCGACCATGTATTCCGGCATCGGATGCCAGTTCGCCTGCCACACCGGCGATGCTCATACCGTCGGCAAGAAGAAATACGCCAACAACTACGAATACAGCACGGCAAAGGGCATAAAGCTGCGCGCCGATGTTGCCGGAGACGCCGTCCGCGAAGTGCTCGACATGATCGACGAATCCGACAGCAGCCATGAACGGATTAAGGTCGGATTATATAGCCTCGGCGATACGCTCACCGAGGTTCTCGCACCGACACTGACCACGGCCACGGCGCGCACCCGCCTCTCGACCGCAAGCTATGGCCTCACCAGCGCGACCTCCACTGCAGCGACCTATTTCGACGTCTCGCTCGCGACGCTCAAGCAGAAGGTCGGCGCCGGAGGGGACGGAACCACCTCGGGTACGCCGCTCAAGCTGGTGCTGCTGTTGACCGACGGCGTCCAATCGCAGCGCGAATGGGTGACTGACAGCGTGGTATGGAAGAGCGGGCAGGCGGTATCCGGAGCATACTGGAATAAGGTCGCGCCGCTCAATCCTAATTGGTGCGCCTACCTAAAAGATCAATCCAATACGATGGCGGTGCTCTATACCGAATACCTGCCGATCACCTCGGACTGGGGTTACAACGCCACCGTCGGCTCGACCATGGCGAGCGCCAACTGGAAGAGCACGTGGGGCGGCACCATGGATAGCGATGTGTCGACCAGCATCACGAGGCGGGACTACATCCCCTATGCTCTGGCCGACTGTGCGTCGTCCAAGAGCCTGTTCCTGTCGGCGGCTTCGTCGACCGAGATCACGGAAGGCCTGTCGACGCTCTTCACGCAGTATCTCTCTTCCGTGCGGCTGACCCAATGA
- a CDS encoding GntR family transcriptional regulator: MPFNTAQVTNLGKAPTASDVILKFIRDSIADGSLDEGEPIRQDDVARLFNVSKIPVREALKRLEAEGLVEFHRNKGAIVTSVSEPEIAQIFEVRAILESNAIKLSIPHMTEETFEKALAYCDAFAGETDVARWSELNWRFHSCLYEDAQRPFLVTTIRSVNDRLERYLRVQLTLSHGKQTADREHRQILEACRARDEEKAAELLYAHIMSACQSLLEHLPAKKPR; encoded by the coding sequence ATGCCTTTCAACACCGCTCAGGTGACAAATCTCGGGAAGGCGCCGACGGCCTCGGATGTAATTTTGAAATTCATCCGTGATTCCATTGCTGACGGTTCTCTTGATGAAGGCGAACCGATCCGCCAGGACGATGTCGCCCGGCTGTTCAACGTCAGCAAGATTCCAGTGCGGGAGGCGCTTAAACGGCTTGAGGCCGAAGGCCTGGTGGAATTCCACCGGAACAAGGGCGCGATCGTCACCAGCGTTTCGGAGCCCGAGATCGCCCAGATCTTCGAGGTGCGCGCGATCCTGGAATCGAACGCCATCAAGCTCTCGATCCCGCATATGACGGAAGAGACCTTTGAAAAGGCGCTTGCCTATTGCGACGCCTTCGCAGGGGAGACGGATGTCGCCCGGTGGTCGGAATTGAACTGGCGATTCCACAGCTGCCTCTACGAGGATGCGCAGCGGCCATTTCTCGTCACCACCATCCGTTCCGTCAATGACCGGCTGGAACGATATCTCAGGGTGCAGTTGACGCTGTCGCATGGCAAGCAAACGGCGGATCGAGAGCATCGGCAGATCCTCGAAGCGTGCCGCGCGCGCGACGAAGAAAAGGCCGCAGAGTTGCTCTATGCGCACATCATGAGCGCCTGCCAATCGCTCCTCGAACATCTTCCGGCAAAAAAGCCCCGCTGA
- a CDS encoding DUF5086 family protein, with protein sequence MASTWLRIGLGAVLPAVAALLGGAIFAHAEAAKRPAVSTVTLYVSPQTVRWATVYKVPDPADRDPYYHVEVIEKERHTPPWQFKRLATHLVVTAEAMDRSRLKQKIKTYFYKDIEFRIAYRAWREQSLAQRETVVCRTAILECVGAGGSMRP encoded by the coding sequence ATGGCATCGACATGGCTGCGGATAGGTCTCGGCGCCGTCCTTCCGGCCGTCGCGGCCCTTCTCGGCGGAGCTATCTTTGCGCATGCCGAGGCGGCAAAACGACCAGCCGTTTCCACCGTCACTCTCTACGTCTCACCACAGACCGTCCGTTGGGCCACCGTCTACAAGGTTCCCGATCCCGCCGATCGCGATCCCTATTACCATGTCGAGGTGATCGAGAAGGAGCGGCATACGCCGCCCTGGCAATTCAAGCGGCTTGCCACTCATCTCGTCGTGACGGCGGAGGCTATGGACAGGAGCCGCCTCAAACAGAAAATAAAGACCTATTTTTATAAGGACATCGAGTTCCGGATCGCTTACCGGGCCTGGCGAGAACAATCTCTGGCGCAAAGGGAGACCGTGGTTTGCCGCACGGCAATTCTCGAATGCGTCGGCGCCGGCGGCAGTATGCGCCCATGA
- a CDS encoding TadE/TadG family type IV pilus assembly protein, with product MKRGTRFAPLRRLIGDRKGAAAIEFAILALPLFIILFGIIEVSLMFFVNSALDASVHKISRMIRTGEVASSKITLAGFKAKICEDMLLSFDCSSGLVVKVNVLSDMSSAAHTDPIDSSGKLTVTETYDIGKGSDYILVQAFLPWTAVVSFFDLSSAKLSDGRYLLGSSALFRNEPF from the coding sequence ATGAAGCGCGGGACACGGTTCGCACCGCTACGCCGCCTGATCGGCGACCGGAAGGGGGCTGCTGCGATCGAATTTGCGATCCTGGCCCTGCCGCTCTTCATCATACTGTTCGGCATTATCGAAGTGTCGCTGATGTTTTTCGTCAACTCGGCGCTTGATGCTTCGGTGCACAAGATCTCCCGGATGATCCGCACCGGCGAGGTGGCATCCTCCAAGATCACGTTGGCCGGTTTCAAGGCCAAGATATGCGAAGACATGCTTCTGTCGTTCGACTGCTCCAGCGGTCTCGTCGTCAAAGTGAACGTGCTTTCCGACATGTCGTCCGCTGCCCACACCGATCCGATCGACAGCAGCGGCAAACTCACCGTCACCGAAACTTACGATATCGGCAAGGGCAGCGACTACATCCTGGTTCAGGCGTTCCTGCCATGGACGGCCGTCGTCAGTTTCTTCGACCTGTCGAGCGCCAAGCTTTCCGACGGCCGCTATCTCCTCGGATCTTCCGCTCTGTTCCGCAACGAGCCTTTCTAA
- a CDS encoding aspartate aminotransferase family protein — MDQISKTNAPVLENFWMPFTANRQFKTTPRLLATAEGMYYTDVDGNQVLDGTAGLWCCNAGHGRRKIAQAVERQLSTLDYAPTFQMGHPIAFDFAAKLAANAPGGPDGKLDRVFFTGSGSESVDTALKIAIAYQRAIGQGTRTRIIGREKGYHGVGFGGISVGGLVNNRRVFPQIPADHMRHTLDVERNAFSKGLPAHGVELADDLERLVQLHGAETIAAVIVEPMSGSAGVVLPPKGYLEKLRATADKHGILLIFDEVITGFGRLGTPFAVDYFDVVPDLVTTAKGLTNGAIPMGAVFASRKVYDGLMVGPENAIELFHGYTYSGHPVACAAGLATLEIYEEEGLLTRAAELADYWQEALHSLKGLPNVVDIRNLGLVGAVELAPRNGAPGTRAYDVFVDCFNKGLLIRVTGDIIALSPPLIIEKGQIDTIVSTIADALKRAA; from the coding sequence ATGGACCAGATCAGCAAGACGAACGCGCCCGTACTCGAAAATTTCTGGATGCCGTTCACCGCGAACCGGCAGTTCAAGACCACGCCGCGCCTTCTGGCCACCGCGGAGGGCATGTATTACACCGATGTCGACGGAAACCAGGTGCTTGACGGCACCGCCGGGCTCTGGTGCTGCAATGCCGGCCATGGCCGCAGGAAGATCGCCCAGGCCGTCGAGCGGCAGCTTTCGACCTTGGATTATGCCCCGACCTTTCAGATGGGCCATCCGATCGCCTTCGACTTCGCCGCGAAACTGGCTGCGAATGCGCCGGGCGGCCCGGACGGCAAGCTCGACAGGGTCTTTTTCACGGGCTCGGGTTCGGAATCGGTTGATACGGCGCTGAAGATCGCCATCGCCTATCAGCGTGCGATCGGCCAGGGCACCCGCACGCGCATCATCGGGCGCGAGAAGGGCTATCACGGCGTCGGCTTCGGCGGCATTTCCGTCGGCGGCCTCGTCAACAACCGGCGGGTCTTCCCGCAGATACCGGCCGACCATATGCGCCATACGCTCGACGTCGAGCGCAATGCCTTTTCGAAGGGCCTTCCCGCCCACGGCGTGGAACTGGCCGACGATCTGGAACGCCTGGTGCAGCTGCACGGCGCCGAAACCATTGCCGCCGTCATCGTCGAACCGATGTCGGGATCGGCGGGCGTGGTCCTGCCGCCGAAGGGTTATCTGGAAAAGCTGCGTGCAACCGCCGACAAGCACGGCATCCTGCTGATTTTCGACGAGGTCATCACCGGCTTCGGCCGTCTCGGCACGCCGTTCGCCGTCGATTATTTCGACGTCGTGCCCGATCTCGTTACCACGGCGAAGGGCCTGACCAACGGCGCGATCCCGATGGGCGCGGTCTTTGCCAGCCGCAAGGTCTATGACGGCCTAATGGTCGGCCCGGAAAACGCGATCGAACTCTTCCACGGCTATACCTATTCCGGCCATCCGGTCGCCTGCGCTGCCGGGCTTGCGACCCTCGAAATCTATGAGGAAGAAGGGCTGCTGACCCGCGCAGCCGAGCTTGCCGACTATTGGCAGGAGGCCCTGCATTCGCTGAAAGGCCTGCCCAATGTCGTCGACATCCGCAATCTCGGTCTGGTCGGCGCGGTCGAACTGGCGCCCCGCAACGGCGCGCCGGGAACCCGCGCCTACGACGTCTTCGTCGACTGCTTCAACAAGGGCTTGCTGATCCGTGTGACCGGCGACATCATCGCGCTCTCGCCGCCGCTCATCATCGAGAAGGGCCAGATCGACACGATCGTTTCGACCATCGCCGACGCGCTGAAGCGCGCCGCGTAG
- a CDS encoding pyrroline-5-carboxylate reductase produces MTINSIGFVGTGAITEAMVRGLLAEPAYASEIHVSPRSAHIAATLAAEFASVRIAGDNQTVVDRSDMVFLAIRPQIAEEVVRALSFRTGQTVVSLVAATERQALLDWIGADIDLVQAIPLPFVAQRQGVTAIYPADTTIAALFDTLGTAVQCQSRKEYDLLAAASAVMSTHFGVMESITGWLEKSGLERAKGQAYIAPLFASLAQKANNPCNEPFSALSREFATKGGLNEQVLSDFDNKGGLAALTAALDGVLARIEGRGS; encoded by the coding sequence ATGACAATCAACAGCATCGGATTCGTCGGCACCGGCGCCATCACCGAGGCGATGGTTCGCGGTCTATTGGCCGAACCGGCCTATGCCTCCGAAATCCACGTGTCGCCGCGAAGCGCGCATATCGCCGCGACGCTGGCAGCCGAATTCGCCTCGGTCAGAATTGCCGGGGATAACCAGACTGTCGTCGATCGCAGCGACATGGTCTTCCTGGCGATAAGGCCGCAGATCGCCGAGGAGGTCGTGCGCGCGCTGTCGTTCAGGACCGGCCAGACGGTGGTCAGCCTCGTCGCGGCGACGGAGCGCCAGGCGCTGCTCGATTGGATCGGCGCCGATATCGATCTCGTCCAGGCCATCCCCCTGCCCTTCGTCGCACAGCGGCAAGGCGTCACCGCCATCTATCCCGCCGATACCACCATCGCGGCGCTGTTCGACACGCTCGGAACGGCCGTGCAATGTCAGTCGAGGAAGGAGTACGATCTCCTCGCAGCCGCCAGCGCTGTCATGTCGACCCATTTCGGCGTCATGGAGTCGATCACCGGCTGGCTGGAAAAAAGCGGCCTCGAAAGGGCAAAGGGCCAAGCCTACATCGCCCCGCTCTTTGCAAGCCTGGCGCAGAAAGCCAACAACCCCTGTAACGAGCCGTTCAGCGCGCTCAGCCGCGAATTCGCCACCAAGGGCGGCCTGAACGAGCAGGTTCTTTCGGACTTCGACAACAAGGGCGGCCTTGCCGCGCTCACCGCCGCGCTCGATGGCGTGCTCGCCCGCATCGAGGGCCGCGGGAGCTGA